A genomic region of Glycine max cultivar Williams 82 chromosome 15, Glycine_max_v4.0, whole genome shotgun sequence contains the following coding sequences:
- the LOC102669645 gene encoding classical arabinogalactan protein 1, with the protein MARTFVLMLVAAAALLLSSTMAQSPASSPALSPTNTPVATPPRRALSPSPVPAAVPPSSSPPAPPTSSPSEPPIAAATPNIPPSTISTPPSEAPGPAANGAVFNRVGGSALILIIASAMLV; encoded by the coding sequence aTGGCTCGTACTTTTGTTCTTATGTTGGTTGCTGCTGCTGCATTGTTGTTGAGCTCCACGATGGCTCAATCTCCAGCTTCTTCGCCGGCTTTATCACCGACCAACACGCCGGTGGCCACTCCACCGAGGAGGGCGTTGTCTCCGTCTCCTGTTCCTGCTGCGGTGCCACCGTCGTCTTCTCCTCCGGCTCCACCTACTTCTTCTCCTTCGGAGCCCCCAATTGCAGCTGCTACTCCGAACATCCCTCCCTCGACCATCTCGACTCCACCATCTGAAGCACCAGGACCAGCTGCAAACGGTGCCGTTTTCAACAGAGTTGGCGGATCTGCTCTCATTCTAATCATCGCTTCGGCCATGCTCGTATAG